The proteins below come from a single Mycobacterium parmense genomic window:
- a CDS encoding pyridoxamine 5'-phosphate oxidase family protein, giving the protein MAKEYPRLDESLRDFIAEQAMFFVATAPSEGGRINLSPKGYRDTFAVLDDHTVAYLDLFGSGVETIAHLRDNGRITVMFCSFTRYSRILRLFGTGRVVRPDDAEFDSLAALFGANNHAGVRAAIVIDVNRIADACGFAVPYYELVDERPVLDAHHAGASDAKFAGLVDRNRRSIDCLPALDADHPTPQKRA; this is encoded by the coding sequence GTGGCAAAGGAGTATCCCCGTCTCGACGAGTCGCTGCGTGACTTCATCGCCGAGCAGGCCATGTTCTTCGTGGCCACCGCACCCTCCGAGGGTGGCCGGATCAATCTGTCCCCCAAGGGATACCGCGACACCTTCGCCGTGCTCGACGACCACACGGTGGCCTACCTGGACCTGTTCGGCAGCGGCGTCGAGACGATCGCCCACCTGCGGGACAACGGCCGGATCACCGTGATGTTCTGCTCGTTCACCCGCTACTCGAGGATCCTGCGGCTGTTCGGCACGGGCCGCGTGGTCCGCCCCGACGACGCCGAATTCGATTCCCTGGCAGCGCTTTTCGGCGCCAACAACCACGCCGGCGTCCGGGCCGCCATCGTCATCGATGTGAACCGGATCGCCGACGCGTGCGGATTCGCGGTGCCCTACTACGAGCTCGTCGACGAGCGGCCCGTGCTCGACGCGCACCACGCCGGGGCCTCCGACGCCAAGTTCGCCGGCCTCGTCGACCGCAACCGGCGCAGCATCGACTGCCTACCGGCGCTGGACGCCGACCACCCGACGCCGCAGAAGCGGGCCTAG
- the metK gene encoding methionine adenosyltransferase translates to MSEKGRLFTSESVTEGHPDKICDAISDSVLDALLAQDPRSRVAVETLVTTGQVHVVGEVTTTAKEAFADITNTVRARILDIGYDSSDKGFDGASCGVNIGIGAQSPDIAQGVDTAHEARVEGAADPLDAQGAGDQGLMFGYAIRDTPELMPLPIALAHRLSRRLTEVRKNGVLPYLRPDGKTQVTIAYENDVPVALDTVVISTQHAADVDLANTLTPDLREKVLNTVLDDLAHDTLDTSSTRLLINPTGKFVLGGPMGDAGLTGRKIIVDTYGGWARHGGGAFSGKDPSKVDRSAAYAMRWVAKNIVAAGLAERVEVQVAYAIGKAAPVGLFVETFGTATVDPVKIEKIVPEVFDLRPGAIIRDLDLLRPIYAQTAAYGHFGRTDVELPWEQVDKVDELKRAI, encoded by the coding sequence GTGAGCGAAAAGGGTCGCCTGTTTACCAGTGAGTCGGTGACCGAGGGCCATCCCGACAAGATCTGTGACGCGATCAGCGACTCCGTTCTGGACGCCCTGCTGGCGCAGGACCCTCGCTCACGTGTCGCGGTCGAGACGCTGGTGACCACCGGCCAGGTGCACGTCGTGGGCGAGGTGACGACGACGGCGAAGGAGGCCTTCGCCGACATCACCAACACCGTGCGCGCGCGCATCCTCGACATCGGCTACGACTCGTCGGACAAGGGCTTCGACGGCGCCTCGTGCGGGGTGAACATCGGGATCGGCGCGCAGTCGCCCGACATCGCCCAGGGCGTCGACACCGCCCACGAGGCGCGCGTGGAGGGCGCGGCCGATCCGCTGGACGCCCAGGGCGCCGGCGACCAGGGCCTGATGTTCGGCTACGCCATCCGCGACACCCCGGAGCTGATGCCGCTGCCCATCGCGCTGGCCCACCGGCTGTCGCGGCGGCTGACCGAGGTGCGCAAGAACGGCGTGCTGCCGTATCTGCGCCCGGACGGCAAGACGCAGGTCACCATCGCCTACGAGAACGACGTGCCGGTCGCACTGGACACCGTGGTGATCTCCACCCAGCACGCGGCCGACGTCGACCTGGCGAACACGCTGACGCCCGACCTGCGCGAGAAGGTCCTCAACACCGTGCTCGACGACCTCGCGCACGACACGCTGGACACCTCGTCCACGCGGCTGCTGATCAACCCGACCGGCAAGTTCGTGCTGGGAGGGCCCATGGGCGACGCGGGCCTCACCGGCCGCAAGATCATCGTCGACACCTACGGAGGCTGGGCGCGCCACGGTGGCGGCGCGTTCTCCGGCAAGGACCCGTCGAAGGTGGACCGCTCGGCGGCGTACGCGATGCGCTGGGTGGCCAAGAACATCGTCGCGGCCGGCCTGGCCGAAAGGGTGGAGGTGCAGGTGGCCTACGCCATCGGCAAGGCCGCCCCCGTGGGGCTGTTCGTCGAGACCTTCGGCACCGCCACGGTCGACCCGGTCAAGATCGAGAAGATCGTGCCCGAGGTGTTCGACCTGCGGCCCGGCGCCATCATCCGCGACCTCGACCTGCTGCGCCCGATCTACGCCCAGACCGCCGCCTACGGGCACTTCGGGCGCACCGATGTCGAACTGCCATGGGAGCAGGTCGACAAGGTCGACGAGCTCAAGCGGGCGATCTAG
- the coaBC gene encoding bifunctional phosphopantothenoylcysteine decarboxylase/phosphopantothenate--cysteine ligase CoaBC gives MDRKRIVVGVSGGIAAYKACTVVRQLSEAGHHVRVVPTESALRFVGAATFEALSGQPVSTGVFEDVPDVPHVKLGQQADLVVVAPATADLLARAVHGRADDLLTATLLTARCPVLFAPAMHTEMWLHPATVDNVATLRRRGAVVLEPASGRLTGHDSGAGRLPEAEEITTLAHLLLERNDALPYDLAGCKVLVTAGGTREPIDPVRFIGNRSSGKQGYAVARVAAQRGAQVTLIAGHTAGLIDPAGVEVVQVSSAAQLGDAVSKHAAEADVLVMAAAVADFRPARVSAAKIKKGPDSQAGPPAIDLVRNDDVLAGVVRARAHGELPNMRAIVGFAAETGDANGDVLFHARAKLRTKGCDLLVVNAVGDGRAFEVDNNDGWMLASDGAESALQHGSKTLMASRIVDAIVTFLRGS, from the coding sequence GTGGACCGCAAGCGGATAGTCGTCGGCGTCTCCGGGGGCATCGCCGCCTACAAGGCGTGCACCGTGGTCCGCCAGCTGTCCGAGGCCGGCCACCACGTGCGGGTCGTCCCGACCGAATCCGCGCTGCGCTTCGTCGGCGCCGCCACGTTCGAGGCGCTTTCCGGGCAGCCGGTGAGCACCGGGGTCTTCGAGGACGTCCCGGACGTGCCGCACGTCAAGCTCGGCCAGCAGGCCGACCTGGTCGTGGTGGCGCCCGCCACCGCGGACCTCTTGGCCCGGGCGGTTCACGGCCGGGCCGACGACCTGCTGACCGCCACGCTGCTGACCGCCCGCTGCCCGGTGCTGTTCGCCCCCGCCATGCACACCGAGATGTGGTTGCACCCCGCCACGGTCGACAACGTGGCCACGCTGCGCCGCCGCGGGGCGGTGGTGCTCGAACCCGCCTCCGGGCGGCTCACCGGCCACGACAGCGGGGCGGGGCGGCTCCCCGAGGCCGAGGAGATCACCACCCTGGCCCACCTGCTGCTGGAGCGCAACGACGCCCTGCCCTACGACCTCGCCGGCTGCAAGGTGCTGGTCACCGCCGGCGGCACCCGCGAACCGATCGACCCGGTCCGCTTCATCGGCAACCGCAGCTCCGGCAAGCAGGGCTACGCCGTCGCGCGGGTCGCCGCCCAGCGCGGGGCCCAGGTCACGCTGATCGCCGGGCACACCGCCGGCTTGATCGACCCCGCCGGGGTGGAGGTGGTCCAGGTCAGCTCCGCCGCGCAACTCGGCGATGCGGTCTCCAAGCACGCCGCCGAGGCGGACGTGCTCGTGATGGCGGCGGCGGTCGCCGACTTCCGGCCCGCGCGGGTTTCGGCCGCGAAGATCAAAAAGGGCCCCGACAGCCAGGCCGGCCCGCCGGCGATCGACCTGGTGCGCAATGACGACGTCCTGGCCGGCGTCGTCCGCGCCCGGGCCCACGGCGAGCTGCCCAACATGCGCGCCATCGTCGGGTTCGCCGCCGAGACCGGCGACGCCAACGGCGATGTGCTGTTCCACGCCCGCGCCAAGCTGCGCACCAAGGGGTGCGATTTGCTGGTGGTCAACGCGGTGGGCGACGGCCGGGCGTTCGAGGTCGACAACAACGACGGCTGGATGTTGGCGTCCGACGGCGCCGAGTCCGCATTGCAGCACGGCTCCAAGACCCTGATGGCCAGTCGTATTGTGGATGCGATCGTCACGTTTCTGCGCGGCTCCTGA
- the rpoZ gene encoding DNA-directed RNA polymerase subunit omega → MSTSQSDAPLAAVPTADRFDSLAAGQRAYDTPLGITNPPIDELLDRVSSKYALVIYAAKRARQINDYYNQLGEGILEYVGPLVEPGLQEKPLSIAMREIHGDLLEHTEGE, encoded by the coding sequence GTGAGTACTTCGCAGTCCGACGCGCCGCTGGCCGCCGTCCCCACCGCCGACCGGTTCGACTCGCTGGCGGCCGGACAGCGCGCCTACGACACGCCGCTGGGCATCACCAACCCGCCCATCGACGAGTTGCTGGACCGGGTCTCCAGCAAGTACGCGCTGGTGATCTACGCGGCCAAGCGCGCCCGGCAGATCAACGACTATTACAACCAGCTCGGTGAGGGCATCCTCGAGTACGTCGGGCCGCTCGTCGAGCCGGGCCTGCAGGAGAAGCCCCTCTCCATCGCCATGCGCGAGATCCACGGCGACCTGCTCGAGCACACCGAGGGCGAGTAA
- the gmk gene encoding guanylate kinase, with product MSAGGGPDAQRGRVVVLSGPSAVGKSTVVRCLRERVPDLHFSVSATTRAPRPGEVDGVDYHFVSAARFQQLIDEGALLEWADIHGGLHRSGTLAAPVRAATAAGHPVLIEVDLAGARAVKSALPEAITVFLAPPSWEDLEARLVGRGTETPEAIRRRLETARVELAAQDDFDEVVVNRELESACAELVSLLVTAPDRPDAQTGPTRD from the coding sequence GTGAGCGCCGGCGGGGGACCGGACGCACAGCGCGGCCGTGTGGTCGTGCTGTCCGGTCCCTCGGCCGTCGGCAAGTCGACGGTGGTCCGTTGTCTGCGCGAACGCGTCCCTGACCTGCATTTCAGCGTCTCGGCGACCACGCGGGCGCCGCGGCCGGGCGAGGTCGACGGCGTCGACTACCACTTCGTCAGCGCCGCCCGGTTCCAGCAACTGATCGACGAGGGCGCCCTGCTCGAGTGGGCCGACATCCACGGTGGGCTGCACCGCTCCGGCACCCTGGCCGCACCCGTGCGGGCCGCCACCGCGGCCGGGCATCCGGTGCTCATCGAGGTCGATCTGGCGGGGGCCAGGGCCGTGAAATCCGCGCTGCCCGAGGCCATCACCGTGTTTTTGGCGCCCCCGAGTTGGGAGGACCTCGAGGCCAGACTCGTCGGCCGCGGCACCGAGACCCCGGAGGCCATCCGGCGCCGCCTCGAGACCGCCCGCGTCGAATTGGCCGCCCAGGACGACTTCGACGAGGTCGTCGTCAACAGGGAATTGGAGTCGGCGTGCGCCGAATTGGTATCCTTGCTGGTAACTGCGCCGGACCGTCCAGACGCGCAGACCGGACCCACTCGAGATTGA
- the mihF gene encoding integration host factor, actinobacterial type: protein MALPQLTDEQRAAALEKAAAARRARAELKDRLKRGGTNLSQVLKDAETDEVLGKMKVSALLEALPKVGKVKAQEIMTELEIAPTRRLRGLGDRQRKALLEKFGS, encoded by the coding sequence GTGGCCCTTCCCCAGTTGACCGACGAGCAGCGCGCGGCCGCGTTGGAGAAGGCGGCTGCCGCACGTCGAGCTCGAGCAGAGCTCAAGGACCGGCTGAAGCGCGGCGGCACCAACCTCAGCCAGGTGCTCAAGGACGCCGAAACGGACGAAGTCCTGGGCAAGATGAAGGTCTCCGCGCTGCTGGAGGCGTTGCCGAAGGTCGGCAAGGTCAAGGCGCAGGAGATCATGACCGAGCTGGAGATCGCCCCGACCCGCCGCCTGCGGGGCCTCGGTGACCGCCAGCGCAAGGCTCTGCTGGAAAAGTTCGGCTCCTAA
- a CDS encoding TOBE domain-containing protein: protein MPNLRIRQAADLLGVSDDTVRRWINQGALTVSHDAAGRKVIASEDLARFSRSNAPAPPPDPLGIGSSARNRFVGLVTKVVSDKVMTHVEMQCGPFTVVSLMSTEAAEELRLKPGSVAVAVVKATTVIVETAP from the coding sequence GTGCCGAACCTGCGGATTCGTCAGGCGGCGGACCTGCTCGGAGTCAGCGACGACACCGTCCGGCGATGGATCAACCAAGGCGCGCTGACGGTCAGCCACGACGCGGCCGGGCGCAAGGTGATCGCGAGCGAGGATCTGGCCCGGTTCTCCCGCAGCAACGCGCCCGCTCCCCCACCGGATCCGCTGGGCATCGGCAGTTCGGCCCGCAACCGGTTCGTCGGCCTGGTCACCAAGGTCGTCAGCGACAAGGTGATGACGCATGTCGAGATGCAGTGCGGCCCCTTCACCGTCGTCTCGCTGATGAGCACCGAGGCGGCCGAGGAGCTGAGGCTCAAGCCCGGCAGCGTCGCCGTGGCCGTCGTCAAGGCCACGACGGTGATCGTCGAGACGGCCCCTTAG
- the pyrF gene encoding orotidine-5'-phosphate decarboxylase, with product MTGFGGRLAGAKSARGPLCLGIDPHPELLRAWGLPTTADGLARFCDICVEAFSGFAVVKPQVAFFEAYGAAGFAVLERTIAALRDRGVLVIADAKRGDIGSTMAAYAAAWAGDSPLAADAVTASPYLGFGSLRPLLEAAAARDRGVFVLAATSNPEGATVQRAATDGRTVAQLIVNQAAAANRSVTADQAGFVGVVVGATVFEAPDLSALGGPVLVPGLGVQGGRPEALAGLGGAAPGQLLPAVAREVLRAGPGVPELRAAGERMVDAVAYLGSV from the coding sequence GTGACGGGGTTCGGCGGTCGGCTGGCCGGGGCGAAGTCCGCCCGCGGGCCGCTGTGTCTGGGCATCGACCCGCATCCGGAGTTGCTGCGCGCCTGGGGCCTGCCGACCACCGCCGACGGGCTCGCCCGGTTCTGCGACATCTGCGTCGAGGCGTTCTCCGGCTTCGCCGTCGTCAAGCCGCAGGTGGCGTTCTTCGAGGCGTACGGCGCGGCCGGCTTCGCCGTGCTGGAACGCACCATCGCCGCGTTGCGCGATCGCGGGGTCCTGGTGATCGCCGACGCCAAGCGGGGCGACATCGGCTCGACGATGGCGGCCTACGCCGCCGCCTGGGCGGGCGACTCGCCGCTGGCCGCCGACGCCGTCACGGCTTCGCCCTACCTGGGGTTCGGCTCGCTGCGGCCGCTGCTGGAGGCCGCCGCGGCGCGCGACCGGGGGGTGTTCGTGCTGGCCGCGACCTCCAACCCGGAGGGCGCGACGGTGCAACGCGCCGCCACCGACGGTCGCACGGTGGCGCAGCTGATCGTGAACCAGGCGGCGGCGGCCAACCGGTCGGTCACCGCGGACCAGGCCGGGTTCGTCGGGGTGGTGGTCGGTGCGACGGTCTTCGAGGCGCCCGATCTCAGCGCCCTGGGCGGCCCGGTGCTGGTGCCGGGGCTCGGCGTCCAGGGCGGGCGTCCCGAGGCGCTGGCGGGCCTGGGCGGGGCCGCGCCGGGCCAGCTGCTGCCCGCCGTCGCACGCGAAGTGCTGCGGGCCGGTCCCGGCGTGCCCGAGCTGCGGGCGGCGGGCGAGCGCATGGTGGACGCGGTCGCCTACCTCGGGTCGGTCTAA
- the carB gene encoding carbamoyl-phosphate synthase large subunit, with the protein MPRRTDLNHVLVIGSGPIIIGQAAEFDYSGTQACRVLRAEGLQVSLINSNPATIMTDPEYADHTYVEPITPAFVERVIAQQAERGNKIDAVLATLGGQTALNTAVALYESGALERYDVELIGADFDAIQRGEDRQRFKDIVAKVGGESARSRVCFTMDEVRETVAEVGLPVVVRPSFTMGGLGSGMARSHEDVDRMAGAGLAASPSANVLIEESIYGWKEFELELMRDGHDNVVVVCSIENVDPMGVHTGDSVTVAPAMTLTDREYQRMRDLGIAILREVGVDTGGCNIQFAVDPSDGRLVVVEMNPRVSRSSALASKATGFPIAKIAAKLAIGYTLDEIVNDITKETPACFEPTLDYVVVKAPRFAFEKFPGADPTLTTTMKSVGEAMSLGRNFIEALGKVMRSLETDRAGFWTKPDPDGDVNEVLDRLRTPTEGRLYDIELALRLGASIEQVAQASGVDPWFVAQIAELETLRAELAAAPVLDAELLRRGKHSGLSDRQIAALRPELAGENGVRSLRGRLGIHPVYKTVDTCAAEFEAKTPYHYSSYELDPAAETEVTPQKEKPKVLILGSGPNRIGQGIEFDYSCVHAATTLSQAGFETVMVNCNPETVSTDYDTADRLYFEPLTFEDVCEVFRAEQQSAGGGPGVVGVIVQLGGQTPLGLAQRLADAGVPIVGTPPQAIDLAEDRGAFGDLLSAAGLPAPKYGMATTFAQARRIAEEIGYPVLVRPSYVLGGRGMEIVYDEQTLEGYITRATELSPEHPVLVDRFLEDAVEIDVDALCDGAEVYIGGIMEHIEEAGIHSGDSACALPPVTLGRSDIEKVRRATEAIAFGIGVVGLLNVQYALKDDVLYVLEANPRASRTVPFVSKATAVPLAKACSRIMLGTSISQLRDEGMLAATGDGAHAPPQAPIAVKEAVLPFHRFRRADGAAIDSLLGPEMKSTGEVMGIDRDFGTAFAKSQTAAYGSLPAQGTVFVSVANRDKRSLVFPVKRLADLGFRVLATEGTAEMLRRNGIPCDEVRKHFEEPQPGRPEMSAVDAIRAGGVNMVINTPYGNSGPRIDGYEIRSAAVSANIPCVTTVQGASAAVQGIEAGIRGDIGVRSLQELHSLIGHGGAGEARDRGPL; encoded by the coding sequence ATGCCGCGACGCACCGACCTCAACCACGTGCTGGTGATCGGCTCGGGGCCCATCATCATCGGGCAGGCGGCCGAATTCGACTACTCCGGCACCCAGGCCTGCCGGGTGCTGCGCGCCGAGGGGCTGCAGGTCAGCCTGATCAACTCCAATCCGGCGACCATCATGACCGACCCCGAGTACGCCGACCACACCTACGTCGAGCCCATCACCCCGGCGTTCGTGGAGCGCGTCATCGCCCAGCAGGCCGAGCGGGGCAACAAGATCGACGCCGTGCTGGCCACCCTGGGGGGGCAGACCGCGCTCAACACCGCCGTGGCGCTCTACGAGAGCGGCGCGCTGGAGCGTTACGACGTCGAGCTCATCGGCGCCGACTTCGACGCCATCCAGCGCGGCGAGGACCGGCAGCGGTTCAAGGACATCGTCGCCAAGGTCGGCGGCGAATCCGCCCGCAGCCGGGTGTGTTTCACGATGGACGAGGTCCGCGAAACGGTCGCGGAGGTCGGCCTGCCGGTCGTGGTGCGGCCCAGCTTCACCATGGGCGGCCTGGGATCGGGCATGGCCCGCAGCCACGAGGACGTCGACCGGATGGCCGGCGCCGGGCTGGCCGCGTCGCCCAGCGCCAACGTGCTCATCGAGGAATCGATCTACGGCTGGAAGGAATTCGAGCTCGAGCTGATGCGCGACGGCCACGACAACGTGGTGGTGGTGTGCTCGATCGAGAACGTCGACCCGATGGGCGTGCACACCGGCGACTCGGTGACCGTCGCGCCGGCGATGACGCTGACCGACCGCGAATACCAGCGGATGCGCGACCTGGGCATCGCCATCCTGCGCGAGGTCGGCGTCGACACGGGCGGCTGCAACATCCAGTTCGCGGTCGACCCCAGCGACGGCCGGCTGGTCGTCGTCGAGATGAACCCGCGCGTCTCGCGGTCCAGCGCGTTGGCGTCCAAGGCCACCGGCTTCCCCATCGCCAAGATCGCGGCCAAGCTCGCCATCGGCTACACCCTCGACGAGATCGTCAACGACATCACCAAGGAGACGCCGGCCTGCTTCGAGCCCACCCTGGACTACGTCGTGGTCAAGGCGCCGCGGTTCGCGTTCGAGAAGTTCCCCGGCGCCGACCCGACCCTGACCACCACCATGAAGTCCGTCGGCGAGGCGATGTCGCTGGGCCGCAACTTCATCGAGGCGCTCGGCAAGGTGATGCGGTCCCTGGAAACCGACCGCGCCGGCTTCTGGACCAAGCCCGACCCGGATGGCGACGTCAACGAGGTGCTGGACCGGCTGCGGACCCCGACCGAGGGCCGCCTCTACGACATCGAGCTGGCGCTGCGTCTGGGCGCCTCGATCGAGCAGGTGGCGCAGGCCAGCGGCGTCGACCCCTGGTTCGTGGCGCAGATCGCGGAGCTCGAGACCCTGCGCGCCGAGCTGGCCGCCGCCCCGGTACTCGACGCGGAGCTGCTGCGGCGCGGCAAGCACAGCGGCCTGTCGGACCGCCAGATCGCCGCGCTGCGGCCGGAACTGGCCGGGGAGAACGGAGTCCGGTCGCTGCGCGGGCGGCTCGGCATCCACCCGGTGTACAAGACGGTGGACACCTGCGCGGCGGAGTTCGAGGCCAAGACCCCGTATCACTACAGCAGCTACGAGCTCGACCCCGCCGCCGAGACCGAGGTGACTCCGCAGAAGGAAAAGCCCAAGGTGCTGATCCTGGGCTCGGGGCCCAACCGGATCGGCCAGGGCATCGAATTCGACTACAGCTGCGTGCACGCGGCGACCACGTTGAGCCAGGCCGGTTTCGAGACCGTGATGGTCAACTGCAACCCGGAGACCGTGTCCACCGACTACGACACCGCCGACCGGCTGTACTTCGAGCCGCTGACCTTCGAGGACGTGTGCGAGGTGTTCCGTGCCGAGCAGCAGTCCGCCGGCGGGGGACCCGGTGTCGTCGGGGTCATCGTGCAACTCGGCGGCCAGACCCCGCTCGGGCTGGCCCAGCGGCTCGCCGACGCGGGCGTGCCGATCGTCGGCACCCCGCCGCAGGCCATCGACCTGGCCGAGGACCGCGGCGCGTTCGGCGACCTGCTCAGCGCGGCCGGCCTGCCGGCGCCGAAATACGGCATGGCAACCACTTTCGCGCAGGCCCGCCGGATCGCCGAGGAGATCGGCTACCCGGTGCTGGTGCGCCCGTCGTACGTGCTGGGCGGGCGGGGCATGGAGATCGTCTACGACGAGCAGACGCTGGAGGGCTACATCACCCGCGCCACCGAGCTGTCGCCGGAGCACCCGGTGCTCGTCGACCGCTTCCTCGAGGACGCGGTGGAGATCGACGTCGACGCGCTGTGCGACGGCGCCGAGGTCTACATCGGCGGCATCATGGAGCACATCGAGGAGGCCGGCATCCACTCCGGTGACTCGGCGTGCGCGCTGCCGCCGGTGACGCTGGGCCGCAGCGACATCGAGAAGGTGCGCCGCGCGACGGAGGCCATCGCGTTCGGGATCGGGGTCGTCGGGCTGCTCAACGTCCAATACGCGCTGAAGGACGACGTGCTCTACGTGCTGGAGGCCAACCCGAGGGCGAGCCGTACCGTGCCCTTCGTGTCCAAGGCCACCGCCGTTCCGCTCGCCAAAGCGTGCTCGCGGATCATGCTGGGCACCAGCATCTCCCAGCTCCGCGACGAGGGGATGCTGGCCGCGACCGGCGACGGCGCCCACGCGCCGCCGCAGGCGCCGATCGCGGTCAAGGAGGCGGTGCTGCCGTTCCACCGCTTCCGCCGCGCCGACGGGGCCGCCATCGACTCCCTGCTCGGCCCGGAGATGAAATCCACCGGCGAGGTGATGGGCATCGACCGCGACTTCGGCACCGCCTTCGCCAAGAGCCAGACCGCGGCCTACGGGTCGCTGCCCGCGCAGGGCACGGTGTTCGTCTCGGTGGCCAACCGGGACAAGCGGTCGCTGGTGTTCCCGGTCAAGCGCCTCGCCGACCTCGGGTTCCGCGTCCTGGCCACCGAGGGCACCGCGGAGATGTTGCGGCGCAACGGGATTCCGTGCGACGAAGTACGCAAGCACTTCGAGGAGCCGCAGCCCGGCCGCCCCGAGATGTCGGCGGTCGACGCCATCCGGGCCGGCGGGGTGAACATGGTCATCAACACGCCCTACGGCAACTCCGGCCCGCGCATCGACGGCTACGAGATCCGCTCTGCCGCGGTGTCGGCCAACATTCCCTGCGTCACGACGGTGCAGGGGGCGTCCGCGGCCGTGCAGGGCATCGAGGCGGGCATCCGCGGCGACATCGGGGTGCGGAGCCTGCAGGAGCTGCACAGCCTGATCGGGCACGGCGGCGCGGGCGAAGCGCGCGACAGAGGGCCGCTGTGA
- the carA gene encoding glutamine-hydrolyzing carbamoyl-phosphate synthase small subunit, which produces MSGKAVLVLEDGRVFTGSPFGEVGQTLGEAVFSTGMSGYQETLTDPSYHRQIVVATAPQIGNTGWNAEDAESRGDKIWVAGYAVRDPSPRASNWRATGTLEDELVRQRIVGIAGIDTRAVVRHLRSRGSMKAGVFSGDALADADELLARVRGQQSMLGADLAGEVSTPDVYVVEPEVPQRFTVAALDLGIKTNTPRNFARRGVRSHVLPASATFEQIADLKPDGVFLSNGPGDPATADHVVALTRDVLGAGIPLFGICFGNQILGRALGLSTYKMVFGHRGINIPVIDHVTRRVAVTAQNHGFALEGEAGQRFDTPFGAAVVSHTCANDGVVEGVRLASGKAFSVQYHPEAAAGPHDAEYLFDQFIDLMAGGR; this is translated from the coding sequence GTGAGCGGTAAAGCTGTGTTGGTCCTCGAGGACGGCCGCGTCTTCACCGGGTCGCCGTTCGGTGAGGTCGGCCAGACACTCGGCGAGGCCGTCTTCTCCACCGGCATGTCCGGCTATCAGGAGACGCTGACCGACCCGAGCTACCACCGGCAGATCGTGGTGGCCACCGCGCCGCAGATCGGCAACACCGGCTGGAATGCCGAGGACGCCGAGAGCCGGGGCGACAAGATCTGGGTCGCCGGCTACGCGGTGCGCGACCCGTCGCCGCGAGCCTCGAACTGGCGCGCGACCGGCACGCTGGAGGACGAGCTGGTCCGCCAGCGCATCGTCGGGATCGCCGGCATCGACACCCGCGCGGTGGTGCGCCACCTGCGCAGCCGCGGCTCGATGAAGGCCGGGGTGTTCTCCGGCGACGCGCTCGCCGACGCGGACGAGCTGCTGGCGCGGGTACGCGGCCAGCAGTCGATGCTGGGGGCCGATCTCGCCGGCGAGGTCAGCACCCCCGATGTCTACGTCGTGGAACCCGAAGTCCCGCAACGCTTCACCGTCGCCGCGCTCGACCTCGGCATCAAGACCAACACACCGCGGAACTTCGCCCGGCGCGGCGTCCGCAGCCATGTGCTGCCCGCGTCGGCGACCTTCGAGCAGATCGCCGACCTCAAGCCCGACGGGGTCTTCCTGTCCAACGGCCCCGGCGACCCCGCCACCGCCGACCACGTCGTCGCGCTCACCCGCGATGTGCTCGGCGCCGGAATACCGCTGTTCGGTATCTGTTTCGGCAACCAGATCCTGGGCCGGGCGCTGGGCCTGTCCACCTACAAGATGGTGTTCGGTCACCGCGGCATCAACATCCCGGTGATCGACCACGTCACCCGCCGGGTGGCGGTGACCGCGCAGAATCACGGCTTCGCGCTCGAGGGGGAGGCGGGCCAGCGCTTCGACACGCCGTTCGGCGCCGCGGTGGTCAGCCACACCTGCGCCAACGACGGGGTGGTCGAGGGCGTCAGACTCGCCAGCGGCAAGGCGTTCTCGGTTCAGTACCATCCCGAGGCGGCCGCCGGCCCGCACGATGCGGAGTACCTTTTCGACCAGTTCATCGACCTGATGGCAGGGGGCCGCTGA
- a CDS encoding PH-like domain-containing protein, translating into MNSGTLVGSLIFAAVLVVVIAVVIQLMMVGWRRRAARQSELIGTMPAMPDEVGAATTTIRGIYVGSTLSPAWNDRVTAGDLGYRSKAVLTRYPEGILLERIRAKPIWIPQGSITAVRAERGMAGKVAARNSILAIRWRLPSGVEIDTGFRANNRGEYDDWLQAGQEGAA; encoded by the coding sequence ATGAACTCCGGCACGCTGGTGGGGTCGCTGATCTTCGCGGCCGTGCTGGTGGTGGTGATCGCGGTGGTGATCCAGCTGATGATGGTCGGCTGGCGGCGCCGCGCCGCGCGGCAGAGCGAGCTGATCGGCACCATGCCCGCCATGCCGGACGAGGTGGGCGCCGCGACCACCACCATCCGGGGGATCTACGTCGGTTCCACGCTGTCGCCGGCCTGGAACGACCGGGTCACGGCCGGTGATCTCGGCTACCGCAGCAAGGCGGTGCTGACCCGTTATCCCGAGGGGATACTGCTGGAACGCATTCGCGCGAAACCGATCTGGATTCCTCAGGGGTCGATCACCGCGGTCCGCGCCGAGCGCGGCATGGCCGGCAAGGTCGCCGCGCGCAACTCGATCCTGGCGATCCGGTGGCGCCTGCCGTCGGGCGTCGAGATCGACACCGGGTTCCGTGCCAACAACCGCGGCGAATACGACGACTGGCTGCAGGCCGGACAGGAGGGAGCCGCGTGA